Proteins from a single region of Trichoderma asperellum chromosome 3, complete sequence:
- a CDS encoding uncharacterized protein (EggNog:ENOG41~TransMembrane:1 (i9-27o)) gives MFVRDIRRLLLFVVPILILLCTIISFYRQSPALSRVNQWIQPAVDKTDSNQGKENAGLTHGEEAEVPISFGKPETGGNASPSYPTGNKSAPLDIQTSHQEIFSTSTSDKKYFSIDFVGKHNGMNPNIIPHPTLENTWIVAAQMVRGEDEQTVHFTELVCNAVFQGNVLRCLQSPNILPVVPTKGGKCEGDLAYFNFNVGPHDARVVYGPDTPYIIYGSNSQFTCFGQFIQDFRELIDWRGREAGSDRFLVGTEMQRPLPWNAIEKNWFPFWDPFGQMYIHYDVSPKRAFAQINADGSVGLDLSILTEADDAKCIAKYFPPILNSLESIHQASNSLKITMCKRTDAICIANESNTFIFTIWQHKTFYNFHGVYEPYIMLFQEQAPFAMHAVSKKPLWIHGRKQQLDRDTSDMFYVTSIAWKRPGVTYHGYLDDELFIGFGIEDRESGAIDVTAEELMSGLGLCAEA, from the coding sequence ATGTTTGTGAGAGACATTAGGCGCCTATTACTATTTGTAGTGCctatcctcatcctcctctgcaCCATCATCAGTTTTTATAGGCAGTCACCAGCTTTATCTAGAGTGAATCAATGGATCCAGCCCGCCGTCGACAAAACGGACTCTAATCAGGGCAAAGAAAATGCCGGTCTAACtcatggagaagaagcagaagtgCCGATAAGTTTTGGAAAGCCCGAGACTGGGGGAAATGCTTCGCCGTCGTATCCTACAGGAAACAAGTCTGCTCCGCTTGATATTCAGACCTCTCACCAGGAGATCTtctcaacctcaacctcGGATAAGAAGTACTTTTCCATCGACTTTGTGGGCAAGCACAATGGCATGAATCCCAACATCATCCCTCACCCAACTCTGGAAAACACGTGGATCGTGGCAGCTCAGATGGTACGAGGCGAGGATGAGCAAACCGTCCACTTCACAGAACTTGTTTGCAACGCTGTTTTTCAAGGTAACGTCTTACGATGCCTTCAGTCTCCAAATATCCTCCCTGTTGTGCCCACAAAGGGCGGCAAATGTGAAGGTGATCTCGCGTACTTCAACTTCAACGTCGGTCCTCACGACGCCCGTGTTGTGTACGGCCCAGATACGCCGTACATCATTTACGGCTCGAATTCCCAGTTCACGTGCTTCGGCCAGTTCATTCAAGACTTCCGCGAACTTATTGACTGGAGAGGCCGGGAAGCCGGTTCTGATAGATTTCTTGTGGGGACAGAGATGCAGCGCCCGCTGCCTTGGAATGCCATCGAGAAGAACTGGTTCCCTTTCTGGGACCCCTTTGGTCAGATGTATATTCACTACGACGTCTCGCCTAAACGGGCCTTTGCTCAAATCAACGCCGATGGCTCGGTCGGCCTCGATCTATCAATTCTAACCGAGGCGGACGATGCTAAATGCATTGCAAAATACTTTCCCCCGATCCTCAACTCTCTCGAGTCAATCCATCAGGCGTCCAACTCGCTTAAAATCACCATGTGCAAACGGACAGATGCCATCTGCATTGCTAATGAAAGTAACACCTTCATTTTCACCATATGGCAGCACAAGACCTTTTACAACTTCCACGGAGTTTATGAGCCGTATATTATGCTCTTCCAGGAGCAGGCACCTTTCGCAATGCACGCCGTGTCGAAGAAGCCGCTTTGGATCCACGGtcgcaagcagcagcttgaccGAGACACCTCAGACATGTTTTATGTTACATCAATCGCTTGGAAGCGTCCCGGCGTTACGTATCACGGATATCTGGACGATGAGCTCTTCATTGGATTTGGCATTGAAGACAGGGAGTCAGGGGCCATTGATGTTACGGCCGAGGAGTTAATGTCGGGACTTGGGCTTTGCGCAGAGGCATAA